The Betta splendens chromosome 7, fBetSpl5.4, whole genome shotgun sequence genome includes a window with the following:
- the vwa1 gene encoding von Willebrand factor A domain-containing protein 1, whose amino-acid sequence MDGHVLLTWMLLCLFLGQTTTQKPAHEEALNCCEGDVLFLLDSSGSVSSYEYSRMLTFLSELLLPFSLGEDQVRVGLLQVGTRPRLEFGFDAHGAQSGLQRALRNVAPLRGDTNTVEALRIAKEWVLKPGAEHGARAGLPRVLVWLTDGVKPGDVVGPMAELRADGVAVLVVSTGHGNYQVLRQVVSPPVETHLHFVDIDDMYIITDDLRDAIIEIIRAERIHVRDVSTTSATLQWRPVLSGLSGHYEVRFRPVPTGGGGGAGGGGGGGSGTSPSTSGGDYQRVTQPSHSSSARLTHLKPDTTYRAELIPQSNEVAFNTLDVTFTTKPEVLSPAVVTVSESGQTSVRVSWGPVQPEAVAGYYIEYSALPRGALHTVTVSGTHNSTLLRDLQPDTTYLVTVTARYASGRDRAMSVKVCTQEVTPALADLQLTTTGSDSVQVDWRGSAAGLKGYWLTWEGQQSPGRRSSLYMPPDSLSTRLTRLPPLARVCVSPIYRTARGEGLCCTAQFHSEALAYGYQS is encoded by the exons ATGGATGGACACGTGTTGTTGACTtggatgctgctgtgtttgttcctgGGGCAAACGACGACGCAGAAACCGGCGCACGAAGAAG CGCTAAACTGCTGCGAGGGCGACGTCCTCTTCCTGCTGGACTCCTCTGGGAGCGTGTCGTCCTACGAGTACTCGCGCATGCTCACCTTCCTGTCCGAGCTccttctccctttctccctgGGGGAGGACCAGGTGAGGGTGGGGCTCCTGCAGGTGGGCACCCGGCCGCGCCTCGAGTTCGGCTTCGACGCCCACGGCGCCCAGAGTGGGCTCCAGAGGGCTCTGAGGAACGTCGCGCCGCTCCGGGGCGACACCAACACCGTGGAGGCGCTGAGGATAGCGAAGGAGTGGGTGCTGAAGCCCGGGGCGGAGCACGGGGCCCGGGCCGGGCTCCCGAGGGTGCTGGTGTGGCTGACGGACGGGGTGAAGCCCGGGGACGTGGTCGGACCCATGGCGGAGCTGCGGGCGGACGGCGTAGCAGTGCTGGTGGTCTCCACGGGCCACGGCAACTACCAGGTGCTGAGGCAGGTGGTGAGCCCACCTGTGGAGACCCACCTGCACTTTGTGGACATCGATGACATGTACATCATCACCGACGACCTGCGGGACGCCATCATCG AGATCATCCGGGCCGAGCGGATCCACGTGCGGGACGTGTCCACCACCTCGGCCACGCTCCAGTGGCGACCCGTCCTGTCCGGCCTGAGCGGCCACTACGAGGTCCGCTTCCGTCCGGTTCCAACGGGAGGCGGCGGTGGCgccggcggcggaggaggaggcggatcGGGGACCAGTCCCAGCACCAGCGGGGGCGATTACCAGAGGGTCACCCAGCCGTCCCACTCCAGCAGTGCCAGGCTGACGCACCTGAAGCCTGACACCACCTACAGAGCTGAGCTGATCCCACAGTCCAACGAGGTCGCCTTCAACACACTCGATGTCACCTTCACCACTAAACCAG AGGTGCTGAGCCCGGCTGTGGTAACAGTCTCTGAATCGGGGCAAACCAGCGTCCGGGTGAGCTGGGGCCCAGTTCAGCCAGAGGCCGTGGCCGGCTACTACATCGAGTACTCTGCTTTGCCCAGGGGCGCGCTCCATACCGTTACTGTGAGCGGGACGCACAACTCCACTCTCCTCAGAGACCTCCAGCCGGACACCACCTACCTGGTGACAGTCACCGCCCGCTACGCCTCTGGCAGGGACCGGGCCATGTCCGTCAAAGTGTGCACGCAGGAAg TCACTCCAGCCTTGGCCGACCTCCAGCTCACCACCACGGGCAGCGACTCTGTGCAGGTGGACTGGAGAGGCAGCGCGGCCGGGTTGAAGGGCTACTGGCTCACCTGGGAGGGACAGCAGAGCCCCGGCCGGCGCTCCTCCCTCTACATGCCGCCTGACTCCCTGTCAACACGCCTCACGCGCCTCCCCCCGTTAGCCAGAGTGTGCGTGTCACCCATTTACCGGACggcgaggggggaggggctgtgTTGCACGGCGCAGTTTCATTCAG AGGCCCTCGCGTACGGCTACCAGTCGTAG